From Triticum dicoccoides isolate Atlit2015 ecotype Zavitan unplaced genomic scaffold, WEW_v2.0 scaffold192109, whole genome shotgun sequence, a single genomic window includes:
- the LOC119344907 gene encoding uncharacterized protein LOC119344907: MAEQGSKAPSWWRRFRWLYAARCTVACVVTLVAVAVIVRAVVVMLRPEKLQLKLAGGRVAVDYIPSLPPPRNVVVFRVLLRANNPGGRATIVYANVTVRLTDASAGPAATITEFDLPQRIDVAQRMAHEATTVAELEPGEDLPMRYVRTLYEGRGVAGAEMELSGVLSTHTAMATTSVLTTYYCWPVTIAVVAGDSAADVPCFDKLDAPAHV; this comes from the coding sequence ATGGCCGAGCAGGGGAGCAAGGCGCCGAGCTGGTGGAGGAGGTTCCGGTGGCTATACGCGGCGCGGTGCACGGTGGCGTGCGTGGTCACCCTGGTGGCCGTGGCAGTGATCGTTCGGGCAGTGGTGGTGATGCTCCGCCCCGAGAAGCTCCAGCTGAAGCTCGCCGGCGGCCGCGTGGCTGTCGACTACATCCCGTCACTGCCGCCACCGCGCAACGTCGTGGTCTTCAGGGTCCTCCTCAGGGCCAACAACCCCGGCGGGCGCGCCACCATTGTTTACGCCAACGTCACCGTCCGGCTCACGGACGCGTCGGCGGGACCTGCTGCGACGATCACCGAGTTCGACCTGCCGCAGCGCATCGACGTGGCGCAGCGTATGGCGCACGAGGCGACCACGGTGGCCGAGCTGGAGCCGGGGGAGGACCTGCCGATGAGGTACGTGCGCACGCTCTATGAGGGGCGCGGCGTGGCCGGCGCGGAGATGGAGCTGAGCGGGGTCTTGTCCACCCACACGGCGATGGCCACCACCAGCGTCCTCACCACGTACTACTGCTGGCCGGTCACCATCGCCGTCGTCGCAGGCGACTCCGCCGCCGACGTGCCCTGCTTCGACAAGCTGGACGCACCGGCCCATGTGTGA